In Nicotiana tabacum cultivar K326 chromosome 19, ASM71507v2, whole genome shotgun sequence, one DNA window encodes the following:
- the LOC107820484 gene encoding histone H3.2-like, producing MARTKQIARKSTKGKSQRKQLARKAVRESAPATEGVKKPHRFRPGTVALREICKYQKLTELSNVWFERELKTNLRFQSSAVAELEEASDDFGVEKDEINQRISGKNLLKDRIF from the coding sequence ATGGCTCGTACAAAACAAATTGCCCGAAAATCCACCAAAGGGAAATCTCAGAGAAAGCAATTAGCCAGAAAAGCAGTCAGAGAGTCAGCTCCGGCAACCGAAGGAGTGAAGAAGCCTCACAGATTCAGGCCAGGGACAGTGGCGCTCCGTGAAATTTGCAAGTACCAGAAATTGACTGAGCTTTCCAACGTTTGGTTCGAGAGAGAGCTCAAGACTAATCTCCGCTTTCAGAGTTCGGCTGTGGCTGAGCTTGAGGAAGCTTCTGATGACTTTGGTGTTGAAAAGGATGAAATTAATCAAAGGATTTCGGGTAAAAACCTTTTAAAGGACCGAATATTTTAA